A single region of the Azospirillum fermentarium genome encodes:
- a CDS encoding O-antigen ligase family protein — protein sequence MTAHGTAHGTVHGGGRGWALPAAAGPAVPSTVPWGRVLVALAIGYFILQHGLFVPGGPFLRGGVQVGAEDVANGPRQVVWPLLLLAAVPLGVWVHGRVRRLALSMPFVTAALAWSWASVGWAAFPMVSLKRVLLLTVVTLVFLIGAAAVRRPAELWRPVALVLAGIIAIDLVSAVFVPSLGREDSGAFVGLHASKNTAGAISALAILVWFFAGRFLPEWRGLRVLVLLAGLAFLAGTDSKTSMGALLVSGGTAVVLTALARAGPLTVAVGLWLALVLAALAGFAVYLVTPAAVLTALFGDATLTGRTDLWGFLWPFVGDRPWTGMGYQSLWLTGGVGVIERWSPSFLNWAVHQAHNGYLDLLLTTGVIGLGLLLAGVAAGMVRALALEAAGRSPGCGALAVSVLVFALIHNATESSLLRGDHTVWGFTFLALVSAALGRRASGKKTSLHRNP from the coding sequence ATGACGGCCCATGGGACGGCCCATGGGACGGTCCACGGGGGGGGCCGGGGCTGGGCGCTTCCCGCCGCCGCGGGGCCCGCCGTGCCCTCGACGGTGCCGTGGGGGCGGGTGCTGGTGGCGCTTGCCATCGGCTATTTCATCCTGCAGCACGGGCTGTTCGTTCCCGGCGGCCCGTTTTTGCGCGGCGGCGTGCAGGTGGGGGCGGAGGATGTCGCCAACGGTCCCCGTCAGGTGGTCTGGCCCCTGCTGCTGCTGGCGGCGGTGCCCCTGGGGGTGTGGGTGCACGGCCGGGTGCGGCGGCTGGCGCTGTCCATGCCGTTCGTGACCGCGGCGCTGGCGTGGTCGTGGGCCAGCGTCGGCTGGGCCGCCTTTCCCATGGTCAGCCTGAAGCGGGTGCTGCTGCTGACGGTGGTGACGCTGGTGTTCCTGATCGGTGCCGCCGCGGTGCGCCGGCCGGCGGAGCTGTGGCGCCCGGTGGCGCTGGTGCTGGCCGGCATCATCGCCATCGACCTTGTGTCGGCGGTGTTCGTTCCGTCCCTGGGGCGGGAGGATTCCGGCGCCTTCGTCGGCCTGCACGCGTCCAAGAACACCGCGGGCGCCATCAGCGCGCTGGCGATCCTGGTGTGGTTCTTCGCCGGGCGCTTTCTGCCCGAATGGCGGGGTCTGCGGGTGCTGGTGCTGCTGGCGGGGCTGGCTTTCCTGGCCGGCACCGACAGCAAGACCTCCATGGGCGCGCTGCTGGTCAGCGGCGGCACGGCGGTGGTGCTGACCGCCCTGGCGCGGGCCGGGCCGCTGACGGTGGCCGTGGGGCTGTGGCTGGCGCTGGTGCTGGCGGCCCTGGCCGGGTTCGCGGTTTATCTGGTCACACCGGCGGCGGTGCTGACCGCCCTGTTCGGCGACGCCACGCTGACCGGGCGCACCGACCTGTGGGGATTCCTCTGGCCCTTCGTCGGAGACCGCCCCTGGACCGGCATGGGGTATCAGTCCCTGTGGCTGACCGGCGGGGTGGGGGTGATCGAGCGCTGGTCGCCGTCCTTCCTGAACTGGGCGGTGCACCAGGCCCACAACGGCTATCTCGACCTGCTGCTGACCACCGGCGTCATCGGGTTGGGGCTGCTGCTGGCCGGGGTGGCGGCGGGCATGGTGCGGGCGCTGGCGCTGGAGGCGGCGGGCCGGTCCCCCGGCTGCGGCGCGCTGGCGGTGTCGGTGCTGGTCTTCGCCCTGATCCACAACGCCACCGAAAGCTCGCTGCTGCGCGGCGACCACACGGTGTGGGGCTTCACCTTCCTGGCGCTGGTGTCGGCGGCCCTGGGCCGGCGCGCATCCGGCAAAAAAACCTCTCTTCACCGAAACCCGTGA
- a CDS encoding glycosyltransferase family 4 protein yields MTAEPTVDSSGQSPLTLLSWPYRRGVMNPYTERMGRAVAERGMDVAEFSPWRLLAGRADVWHMHWPEGAVRSRNPAVAALRLGAFALLVLAARARGVACVWTVHNLQGHDRTHPRLEEWLWRFLVPRLDGVVLLSQATEAPLWRRHPASRRLPSRVVPHGHFRGVYPNTIGRDAARARYGFGPRDRVAAFVGRIRPYKNVDQLIAAVRGLDDPDLRLVVAGHADDPALGDRLRALAGDDPRIRLDLGFLPDDAMQVPLNAADLVVLPYQDILNSGAAILALSFGRPVLVPGLGAMGELRAMAGHPWVQCFDGPLTAGALERALAAVPARGDPDLTPLDWSESGRRLADFYASLCRRGAGR; encoded by the coding sequence ATGACCGCTGAACCGACCGTTGATTCGTCCGGGCAAAGCCCCCTGACCCTGCTGTCCTGGCCCTACCGCCGCGGGGTGATGAACCCCTACACCGAGCGGATGGGGCGGGCGGTCGCCGAGCGGGGGATGGATGTCGCCGAATTCTCCCCCTGGCGGCTGCTGGCCGGGCGGGCCGACGTCTGGCACATGCATTGGCCCGAAGGGGCGGTGCGCAGCCGCAACCCGGCGGTGGCGGCCCTCCGCCTGGGGGCCTTCGCGCTGCTGGTGCTGGCGGCACGGGCGCGGGGGGTGGCGTGCGTGTGGACCGTCCACAACCTGCAAGGCCATGACCGCACCCACCCGCGGCTGGAGGAATGGCTGTGGCGGTTCCTGGTGCCGCGGCTGGACGGTGTGGTGCTGCTGTCCCAGGCGACGGAAGCGCCGCTGTGGCGCCGCCACCCGGCGTCCCGCCGGCTGCCGTCGCGGGTCGTGCCCCACGGGCATTTCCGCGGCGTCTATCCCAACACCATCGGGCGGGACGCGGCGCGCGCCCGCTACGGCTTCGGCCCGCGGGACCGGGTGGCGGCCTTCGTCGGGCGCATCCGGCCCTATAAGAACGTGGACCAGCTGATCGCCGCCGTGCGCGGGCTGGACGATCCCGACTTGCGGCTGGTGGTGGCGGGGCATGCCGACGACCCGGCGCTGGGGGACCGGCTGCGCGCCCTGGCCGGGGACGATCCGCGCATCCGCCTGGACCTCGGCTTCCTGCCCGACGACGCCATGCAGGTGCCGCTGAACGCCGCCGATCTGGTGGTCCTGCCCTATCAGGACATCCTGAATTCCGGGGCGGCCATCCTGGCGCTGTCCTTCGGGCGCCCGGTGCTGGTGCCCGGCCTCGGCGCCATGGGCGAGCTGCGGGCCATGGCCGGGCATCCGTGGGTGCAGTGCTTCGACGGCCCCCTGACCGCCGGAGCCCTGGAGCGCGCGCTGGCGGCGGTCCCGGCGCGGGGGGATCCCGACCTCACCCCCCTGGACTGGAGCGAGAGCGGGCGGCGGCTGGCGGACTTCTACGCCAGCCTGTGCCGCCGGGGGGCGGGGCGATGA
- a CDS encoding glycosyltransferase family 4 protein: protein MEPQTGARARAAIVYRIVPHYRVAFYNGLSGFLARRGVDLTVFGGQARPDEAFQESGHEVAGHVFARNLYLHGMIYYQPLFRRLRDYDLVVVEQANSALLNALLFARRALGGGPRLALWGHGDDLQQQAPARWRRGMKRFLSRRADHWFAYTDSVKGIVERMGYPADRITVVQNAIDVSAVTEVCAGLDDAGRASARRRLGLDDAPTAVFCARLTEGKGLPFLVEACERARSRVPGLQLAVVGNGPLEGWLREQAATRPWIRMLGARYGRDKAEVLAVSHVFLLPSFVGLSILDAFAAGLPVVTADFHNHSPEVDYLEHRRNGLFVPADPDFYADAVAAVLGDAALRADLGRGALATARLRTVDAMAANFGGGILQALERAGRFNPTPAAGWPLHG, encoded by the coding sequence ATGGAACCGCAGACCGGGGCGCGGGCACGGGCCGCCATCGTCTACCGCATCGTTCCCCATTACCGCGTGGCCTTCTACAACGGGCTGTCCGGCTTCCTGGCCCGCCGCGGGGTGGACCTGACCGTCTTCGGCGGGCAGGCGCGGCCCGACGAGGCGTTCCAGGAAAGCGGGCACGAGGTGGCGGGCCATGTCTTTGCCCGCAACCTCTATCTCCACGGCATGATCTATTACCAGCCGCTGTTCCGCCGCCTGCGGGATTATGATCTGGTGGTGGTGGAGCAGGCCAATTCGGCCCTGCTCAACGCCCTGCTGTTCGCCCGCCGGGCGCTGGGCGGCGGGCCGCGGCTGGCGCTGTGGGGCCACGGGGACGATCTCCAGCAGCAGGCCCCGGCCCGCTGGCGCCGGGGGATGAAACGGTTCCTGTCCCGCCGCGCCGACCACTGGTTCGCCTACACCGATTCCGTCAAGGGCATCGTGGAGCGGATGGGCTATCCCGCCGACCGCATCACCGTGGTGCAGAACGCCATCGACGTGTCGGCGGTGACGGAGGTGTGCGCCGGCCTGGACGATGCGGGCCGGGCATCCGCCCGCCGCCGGCTGGGGCTGGACGACGCCCCCACCGCCGTGTTCTGCGCCCGCCTGACCGAGGGCAAGGGGCTGCCGTTCCTGGTCGAAGCCTGCGAGCGCGCCCGCAGCCGCGTGCCCGGCCTGCAGCTCGCCGTGGTGGGCAACGGCCCGCTGGAAGGCTGGCTGCGGGAGCAGGCGGCGACCCGCCCGTGGATCAGGATGCTGGGGGCACGCTATGGCCGGGACAAGGCCGAGGTGCTGGCGGTCAGCCACGTGTTCCTGCTGCCGTCCTTCGTCGGGCTGTCGATCCTGGATGCCTTCGCCGCCGGGCTGCCGGTGGTGACCGCCGATTTCCACAACCACAGCCCCGAGGTGGATTACCTGGAACACCGCCGCAACGGGCTGTTCGTGCCGGCGGACCCGGATTTCTACGCCGACGCGGTGGCGGCGGTTCTGGGCGATGCCGCCCTGCGCGCGGACCTTGGCCGCGGGGCGCTGGCGACGGCGCGGCTGCGCACGGTGGACGCCATGGCCGCCAACTTCGGCGGCGGCATCCTTCAGGCGCTGGAACGGGCGGGCCGTTTCAACCCCACCCCGGCGGCGGGCTGGCCGCTGCACGGCTGA
- a CDS encoding calcium-binding protein has protein sequence MLDLSKTGTQTWFKFGDNEDVLIIPPPGTYTLDRLEISGGRNIILSGGDFVPAGGTATATLKFTNIHGQVWVEGVHVDNRNVGERDAIAAFAAKGSEGTFTLQNSFIDHVTGSYNGVHGDVFQPHGDLQHIRMYNVVGRSNFQGLFLDPQNEIKSVDLVNVQMQYLPGGDPITFLYNFWMNDGRPPYPVTLDNVWVDQRPGQDAAQQSVFPPKAWGTVRTGDDITWPTMPFTGDMKVGTPPQGYFVTPEQTGTSYARTAAELQALWSATLPPAPVPPHTLPTAPPASGSPINYIDGTDGNDVLHGSAINDQINGRNGDDTMVGGSGDDTYIVNRLRDMPLELAGEGTDTVLTSLEGYHLPNHVENLTGTSATGMLLLGNALANRILGGAGADTLDGGAGNDLLAGGAGNDTFVVRHGGGQDIIQDFAPGDILRLEGYGSVTADQVKATAWTAGTSLVLELGGGERVILQNQDPSALAWMDIRMVSDDLSSRSAATLPLSQPSTVWLKGTAGDDDMTGTPGHDYLNGQGGNNTLRGGLGDDRYNVGGMQDTVIEKAGEGIDTVQNWGRYYRLPDHVENLELMRADGAVGVGNDMDNVLTGSASDDVLYGMGGNDLLIGGPGNDVLIGGAGRDVFRVTSLDHGCDVVVDFQSGIDRLDLRPLVAEISGGLLSLFAYNLRIVNSDDGVTVEVMRQDVPLDFVPIFHLEGVTHINADTDIILTDAMA, from the coding sequence GTGCTTGATCTTTCCAAGACGGGCACACAGACATGGTTTAAGTTTGGCGACAACGAAGATGTTCTGATTATTCCCCCGCCGGGAACCTACACTCTCGACCGTCTGGAAATCAGCGGCGGGCGGAACATCATCCTATCCGGCGGTGACTTCGTTCCCGCCGGCGGCACGGCCACCGCGACCTTGAAATTCACCAACATCCACGGTCAGGTGTGGGTGGAAGGGGTCCACGTCGATAACCGCAACGTGGGCGAACGCGACGCCATCGCCGCCTTCGCCGCCAAGGGGTCGGAAGGGACCTTCACGCTTCAGAACAGCTTCATCGACCATGTGACGGGATCGTACAACGGCGTCCACGGCGACGTCTTCCAGCCCCACGGGGATCTGCAGCACATCCGCATGTACAACGTGGTGGGGCGCAGCAACTTCCAGGGCCTGTTCCTCGATCCGCAGAACGAGATCAAATCGGTCGATCTGGTGAACGTGCAGATGCAGTATCTGCCGGGGGGCGACCCCATCACCTTCCTCTATAATTTCTGGATGAACGACGGCCGCCCGCCCTATCCCGTCACCCTGGACAACGTGTGGGTGGACCAGCGGCCGGGGCAGGACGCCGCCCAGCAATCGGTGTTTCCGCCCAAGGCGTGGGGCACGGTGCGCACCGGCGACGACATCACGTGGCCCACCATGCCGTTCACCGGCGACATGAAGGTCGGCACCCCGCCGCAGGGGTATTTCGTCACGCCCGAGCAGACCGGCACGTCCTATGCCCGCACGGCGGCGGAGCTTCAGGCCCTGTGGTCGGCCACCCTGCCGCCGGCCCCGGTGCCGCCGCACACGCTGCCCACCGCGCCGCCGGCGTCCGGTTCGCCCATCAACTACATCGACGGCACCGACGGCAACGACGTGCTGCACGGCAGCGCCATCAACGACCAGATCAACGGGCGCAACGGCGACGACACCATGGTCGGCGGGTCGGGTGACGACACCTACATCGTCAACCGCCTGCGCGACATGCCGCTGGAACTGGCGGGGGAGGGCACCGACACCGTTCTGACCTCGCTGGAAGGCTATCACCTGCCCAATCACGTGGAGAACCTGACCGGCACCTCGGCCACCGGGATGCTGCTGCTGGGCAACGCGCTTGCCAACCGGATCCTGGGCGGGGCCGGGGCCGACACCCTGGACGGCGGGGCCGGCAACGACCTGCTGGCCGGCGGGGCGGGCAACGACACCTTCGTCGTGCGCCACGGCGGCGGGCAGGACATCATCCAGGACTTCGCCCCCGGCGACATCCTGCGGCTGGAGGGGTACGGCTCCGTCACCGCCGATCAGGTGAAGGCCACGGCCTGGACCGCCGGAACCAGCCTCGTTCTGGAACTGGGCGGGGGCGAGCGGGTGATCCTGCAGAACCAGGATCCGTCGGCGCTGGCATGGATGGACATCCGCATGGTGTCCGACGATCTCAGCAGCCGCTCCGCCGCCACCCTGCCGCTGTCGCAGCCGTCCACGGTGTGGCTGAAGGGGACGGCGGGCGACGACGACATGACCGGCACCCCCGGACACGATTACCTGAACGGCCAGGGTGGCAACAACACTCTGCGCGGCGGGCTGGGCGACGACCGTTACAACGTCGGCGGCATGCAGGACACGGTGATCGAAAAGGCGGGCGAAGGCATCGACACCGTGCAGAACTGGGGGCGCTATTACCGCCTGCCCGACCATGTGGAGAATCTGGAGCTGATGCGCGCCGACGGGGCGGTCGGCGTCGGGAACGACATGGACAACGTGCTGACCGGCAGCGCCAGCGACGATGTGCTGTACGGCATGGGCGGCAACGACCTGCTGATCGGGGGGCCGGGCAATGATGTGCTGATCGGCGGGGCGGGCCGCGACGTGTTCCGCGTCACCTCGCTCGACCACGGCTGCGACGTGGTGGTGGATTTCCAGTCCGGCATCGACCGGCTGGACCTGCGCCCCCTCGTGGCGGAGATCTCGGGCGGCCTGCTGTCG
- a CDS encoding lipopolysaccharide biosynthesis protein, with amino-acid sequence MSGDIRALIGHGLRAVSVLSIRAGGTVAVFLLQVLMARTMGAAETGLASAAMSAVLVAGLAATAGYQAGSTRFIVQNETLGRRDLALGFIRRGWAVVAVAGPLLAAAGLALAWAWGDGFAVWGFAALTVPFMALLLLDSGYAHGCARFTLSFLPSAFLRQVLVLAAVAGGVAVGVAWDAAGVMAVFFAVVAVTALGQWLVLRRHVARRLAGVAPAYDTRHWVGTGVELSILLLFSGLYGDLVVVLAALVLPAADVAYLNAAVRFAGVLGFVVYAVNATLEPRLSALVAHGDHGGMQALLRLGVHLRVWPVLAAALLTVPFGGMLLGLFGADFRAGHGALVVLALSHGLIAATGPVFMLISITRQQRAVFPLLAGLLAATLVLVPAAALAGVTAVAGVVLAVTAVWCVALRRRLLSSIGVDPSVLAAGRAGGLSHPILAGAPGHDR; translated from the coding sequence ATGAGCGGCGATATCCGGGCGCTGATCGGGCATGGGCTGCGCGCCGTGTCGGTGCTGTCCATCCGGGCCGGGGGCACGGTGGCGGTGTTCCTGCTGCAGGTGCTGATGGCCCGCACCATGGGGGCGGCGGAAACCGGGCTGGCGTCGGCGGCCATGTCCGCCGTGCTGGTGGCCGGGCTGGCCGCCACCGCCGGCTATCAGGCCGGCTCCACCCGCTTCATCGTGCAGAACGAAACCCTGGGCCGGCGGGATCTGGCGCTGGGCTTCATCCGCCGGGGATGGGCGGTGGTGGCGGTGGCCGGGCCGCTGCTGGCCGCCGCCGGGCTGGCGCTGGCGTGGGCGTGGGGGGATGGTTTCGCCGTCTGGGGCTTCGCCGCGCTGACGGTGCCGTTCATGGCGCTGCTGCTGCTGGACAGCGGCTACGCCCATGGCTGCGCGCGCTTCACCCTGTCGTTCCTGCCGTCCGCCTTTCTGCGGCAGGTGCTGGTGCTGGCGGCGGTGGCCGGCGGGGTGGCGGTGGGGGTGGCGTGGGACGCCGCCGGGGTGATGGCGGTGTTCTTCGCCGTGGTGGCGGTGACGGCGCTCGGGCAATGGCTGGTGCTGCGCCGCCATGTGGCCCGCCGGCTGGCCGGGGTGGCGCCGGCCTACGACACCCGCCACTGGGTCGGGACGGGGGTGGAGCTGTCGATCCTGCTGCTGTTCTCCGGCCTGTACGGGGATCTGGTGGTGGTGCTGGCGGCGCTGGTGCTGCCGGCGGCGGATGTCGCCTACCTTAACGCCGCGGTGCGCTTTGCCGGCGTGCTGGGCTTCGTGGTCTATGCCGTCAACGCCACGCTGGAGCCGCGGCTGTCGGCCCTGGTGGCGCACGGGGATCATGGCGGGATGCAGGCGCTGCTGCGGCTGGGCGTGCATCTGCGGGTGTGGCCGGTGCTGGCGGCGGCCCTGCTGACGGTGCCGTTCGGGGGCATGCTGCTGGGGCTGTTCGGCGCGGATTTCCGCGCCGGCCACGGGGCGCTGGTGGTGCTGGCCCTGTCCCACGGGCTGATCGCCGCGACGGGGCCGGTGTTCATGCTGATCTCCATCACCCGGCAGCAGCGCGCGGTGTTCCCCCTGCTGGCCGGGCTGCTGGCGGCGACGCTGGTGCTGGTGCCGGCGGCGGCGCTGGCGGGGGTGACGGCGGTGGCGGGGGTGGTCCTGGCCGTCACGGCGGTGTGGTGCGTGGCGCTGCGCCGCCGCCTGCTGTCCAGCATCGGCGTCGATCCCTCGGTCCTGGCGGCGGGGCGGGCCGGCGGGCTTTCCCACCCCATCCTGGCAGGAGCGCCCGGCCATGACCGCTGA